From a single Cryptococcus deuterogattii R265 chromosome 5, complete sequence genomic region:
- a CDS encoding myosin heavy chain yields the protein MAEDKAKEERAKQAERARKLLAQRKKKKAAEAGTVSGSQTPVSVDTLSLPSERTSSDDVRAESEKSKKADARDQGVKPADVREGTSEGETEAVVEGKPEKADIKEKPQPAARAEDSAETNQETLDGPVPVEEEATTPEPPKESKKSKKKAAQKEKQEAAKSADAETEAKFEEDAATEKAIEDPAQMEQLSAGSSQDESKTIETSETVKSGPEASSAELELQPEAQKIVKTTEEASNESLANLQETVSLLLNERSEFQSQLSSLRSELEKAQGDSKLLEQGRELIKNLEEEKRSLEFQLNEAQEKAARIESLESEVRSAGSELDGVKKAKESLQEEKERLESELVAQRETEKERVGELEKAIGRSREREGGLEAEIGRLRQSHNELSNNLSNLATDLDSLRSSSALTESTLADLQAAHTTLQSVHDQLNSDHSILKDEHSQLTSTHSTLLDTHSSTKTTLKSLQGTHTSLLSELESIKSKLNGATKRADTAEKRKAALQNDNEELLKQLEEVRGKVVQAMEENARLAGAVEGWEIKGRGWEKSKAEMENDLEMKDAEATDLYNQVSSLAEENSSRAEQITSLSSQLSKAQEQISSLQSSLLAAQAAAIPLPASPLASISAITPPQQEDPSSLSTAEAAHALEVSNLTAVIRSLEDGLYKREMRLHELERQIMDLSGRSGTYRPMSGSGSGAKGYFFSPPEQQPLFPQSPTIAPKPRLNPVDAILPPSVRHKRQVSLNALKARMEPSMSLKGASPLRGLRTMNEVKEEANEGDEGRRGSVDSRSIGVRKQFGDEIMFCCPACDGELITL from the exons ATGGCAGAAGACAAGgccaaagaagaacgagCAAAGCAAGCAGAGAGAGCGAGGAAGCTG CTCGctcagaggaagaagaaaaaggcagCAGAAGCTGGCACAGTGTCGGGATCTCAGACGCCTGTATCAGTAGATACTCTCAGTTTGCCATCAGAACGGACAAGCTCGGATGACGTTCGCGCAGAGAGTgagaaatcaaagaaggCTGATGCTAGAGATCAAGGAGTTAAACCAGCCGATGTCAGAGAGGGAACTTCGGAGGGGGAGACTGAAGCGGTAGTGGAAGGAAAGCCGGAAAAGGCGGATATAAAAGAAAAGCCGCAACCTGCAGCTCGCGCCGAAGATTCTGCTGAAACAAACCAGGAAACGCTCGACGGACCTGTGCcagtagaagaagaagcgacTACGCCGGAACCGCCCAAGgagtcgaagaagagcaagaagaaggctgctcagaaagaaaaacaggAAGCTGCTAAATCTGCAGATGCGGAAACAGAAGCTAAATTCGAGGAGGATGCGGCGACCGAAAAAGCGATTGAGGATCCTGCCCAAATGGAGCAACTTTCCGCCGGAAGCTCGCAAGATGAGAGCAAAACGATTGAGACGTCTGAAACCGTGAAGTCAGGACCCGAGGCCTCAAGTGCTGAACTTGAACTTCAACCTGAAGCTCAAAAAATCGTCAAAACCACTGAGGAAGCGTCCAACGAGTCCTTGGCTAACCTTCAAGAAACcgtatctcttctcctcaacgAACGATCAGAATTCCAATCCCAGCTATCTTCCCTTCGCTctgagcttgagaaggcCCAGGGAGATTCGAAGCTCCTGGAACAAGGACGAGAGTTAATTAAGAacctggaggaggagaagcgaTCATTAGAATTTCAGTTGAACGAGGCgcaggagaaggcggcCAGGATTGAGAGTTTGGAAAGTGAAGTGAGGAGCGCTGGAAGCGAATTGGACGGGGTtaagaaggcgaaggaaTCTctgcaggaagaaaaggaacgGTTGGAGTCGGAACTCGTGGCACAACGAGAGActgagaaagagagggtgGGAGAGCTGGAAAAGGCTATTGGAAGgtcaagagaaagagagggtgGTCTTGAAGCTGAGATCGGAAGGCTACGGCAG AGCCATAACGAACTCTCCAACAACCTTTCCAATCTAGCTACTGACCTGGACTCCCTCCGGTCCTCTTCAGCCCTTACAGAGTCGACTCTTGCTGATCTCCAAGCAGCCCACACCACTCTCCAGTCTGTCCATGATCAGCTCAATAGCGACCACTCTATTCTCAAGGACGAACATTCCCAACTAACTTCTACACATTCTACACTTCTAGATACACATTCCTCTACAAAGACGACTCTTAAGTCTCTCCAAGGCACACATACCTCTTTGCTATCCGAACTTGAATCCATCAAATCCAAATTAAACGGTGCCACGAAACGCGCAGATACGGCGGAGAAGCGGAAGGCAGCTTTACAAAATGATAACGAAGAGTTGTTAAAGCAGCTCGAGGAAGTGAGAGGAAAAGTGGTGCAagcaatggaagagaatgcaAGATTGGCTGGCGCGGTTGAAGGGTGGGAGATAAAGggtagaggatgggaaaaatCTAaggcggagatggagaatgaTCTAGAAATGAAAGATGCTGAAGCTACG GACCTTTATAACCAAGTGTCATCACTCGCAGAAGAAAACTCTTCCAGGGCCGAGCAGAtcacttctctctcctcccagcTTTCTAAAGCCCAAGAACAGATCTCGTCCCTCCAATCATCCCTTCTTGCGGCACAAGCTGCTgccatccctcttcctgcttcccCCTTAGCGTCCATATCAGCCATTACCCCTCCACAACAGGAAGACCCCAGTTCACTGAGCACCGCTGAAGCCGCCCATGCACTAGAAGTTAGTAACCTCACAGCTGTTATCCGTAGCTTGGAAGACGGATTGTACAAGCGCGAAATGCGACTGCATGAATTGGAGAGACAGATAATGGACCTTTCAGGCCGATCTGGGACGTACAGGCCCATGAGCGGGAGCGGTAGTGGGGCTAAGGGATACTTCTTCTCGCCGCCTGAGCAGCAGCCATTATTTCCTCAATCGCCGACCATTGCTCCTAAACCAAGATTAAATCCTGTGGACGCTATCCTCCCTCCCTCAGTACGGCATAAGCGTCAAGTATCTCTCAATGCGCTGAAAGCGAGGATGGAGCCTAGCATGAGCCTTAAGGGTGCTTCGCCACTGAGAGGTTTGAGGACGATGAATGaggtcaaagaagaagctaatgagggagatgaaggaagacgGGGAAGTGTGGACAGTAGGAGCATTGGTGTGAGAAAACAATTCGGAGACGAGATCATGTTCTGCTGTCCCGCGTGTGATGGAGAACTCATCACGCTCTAG
- a CDS encoding Atypical/ABC1 protein kinase translates to MLPRLSRRTLSAKSLAIAEGKRWFTSRIGASLPRVSSTSKRHVTRQNRSKFTIWARRLAILGAGGGVVYVYDKEINASALTRSLRTGYIGILCTLDYKINFAPSKADEIEALHTRVANRLRWVIDINQGLYLKLGQALGLQAALLPKPYQEAFGHVFDRAPAVSYDEVVKVFLKDLGVKPEDIFQEFSRDPLASASVAQVHKAILKPGPGDESSGKVVAVKVQKPAIEKQMEWDLFSYRSLMWLSEKLFDMPMYFVAKYVSNQMRFETSFIHEASNARRCAEFLERTTELRDDVYVPRVYGKDEGCQESDRVMVMEWVDGCRLNDKKQIEDWGLNLREVMDLAISTMSAMIFSWGFVHCDPHPGNILVRPHPIKKGRPQIVLIDHGLYIELPQEFREDYCRLWRSLFVIDIPTIENIAKKWGIALDPNLFASAILLRPFQVRKDKGRPKNDSKPTEEDKYQQQVNLKRRLKTMLENEQLIPRELIFLSRCQRMMQANNQILGSPSSRINLTAKWASIGYTHSLTNSRSLHNIGLTTWLRDRWDAFVFRLTLSLVNLAFWLTTLKQKLIPRDKGNWEDRIQAQFEAMAREEFGIEINDQVFLG, encoded by the exons ATGTTACCTCGACTGTCCCGCCGAACTTTATCTGCAAAAAGCTTGGCCATTGCCGAAGGAAAGCGATGGTTCACTTCTAGAATTGGAGCTAGCTTGCCTCGGGTATCATCTACTTCGAAACGCCACGTAACCAGACAGAACAGATCGAAGTTTACAATATGGGCGAGGAGATTGGCTATTTTAGGAGCCGGAGGAGGTGTGGTTTATGTTTACGATAAGGAGATAAACGCAAGTGCTCTGACCAGGAGTTTGAGGACTGGTTATATCGG TATTTTGTGTACATTAGACT ACAAAATTAATTTTGCCCCGTCCAAAGCAGATGAGATAGAGGCACTCCATACCAGGGTGGCTAATCGTTTAAGATGGGTCATTGACATTAATCAAGGGCTTTATCTAAAACTTGGTCAAGCACTTGGATTACAAgctgcccttcttccgaaACCTTACCAAGAAGCCTTCGGACATGTTTTCGATCGAGCGCCTGCAGTGTCTTACGACGAGGTCGTGAAAGTATTCTTAAAAGATCTGGGTGTCAAACCCGAAGATATCTTCCAAGAGTTCTCGAGAGATCCTCTCGCCTCGGCCTCAGTGGCTCAAGTTCATAAAGCAATACTGAAACCCGGGCCAGGAGATGAGAGTTCTGGCAAGGTAGTAGCGGTCAAGGTGCAAAAGCCAGCAATCGAGAAGCAAATGGAATGGGATCTGTTCAGTTACAG ATCGCTCATGTGGTTGTCCGAGAAGCTGTTTGATATGCCCA TGTACTTCGT GGCTAAATATGTGTCCAATCAGATGCGATTTGAGACTTCTTTTATCCATGAGGCTTCCAATGCTAGACGATGCGCCGAGTTTTTGGAGCGTACTACAGAACTCAGGGATGACGTGTATGTTCCTCGGGTATAcgggaaagatgaaggttgCCAGGAAAGTGATCGTGTGATGGTTATGGAATGGGTGGACGGATGTCG TTTGAACGACAAGAAGCAAATTGAAGACTGGGGCCTCAATCTTCGCGAGGTAATGGATTTAGCCATATCGACGATGTCGGCTATGATTTTTTCCTGGGGATTCGTTCACTGTGATCCCCATCCAGGAAATATCCTGGTGCGACCTCATCCAATCAAGAAAGGGAGACCCCAAATA GTTCTGATAGATCACGGACTATACATCGAGCTTCCCCAGGAGTTTCGCGAGGACTACTGCAGATTATGGCGGTCCCTTTTCGTCATTGATATCCCTACAATAGAAAATATCGCAAAAAAATGGGGTATTGCTCTCGATCCCAACTT GTTCGCCTCTgcaattcttcttcgaccTTTCCAAGTGCGCAAAGATAAAGGAAGGCCCAAAAATGATTCGAAACCCacagaagaggacaagTACCAACAACAAGTTAATTTGAAGCGAAGACTGAAAACAATGTTAGAGAATGAGCAATTAATACCAAGA GAGTTAATCTTTTTATCCCGCTGCCAGAGAATGATGCAGGCCAACAACCAGATCCTCGgctccccttcctcacGAATCAATCTCACCGCTAAGTGGGCATCCATAGGCTATACCCATTCCCTCACCAACTCCCGCTCGTTGCATAATATCGGTTTGACAACGTGGTTGCGCGACAGATGGGATGCCTTTGTCTTTAGGCTTACTTTGAGTTTGGTGAATCTTGCGTTCTGGTTGACAACCTTGAAGCAGA AACTTATCCCGCGAGATAAAGGAAATTGGGAAGATAGAATACAGGCACAGTTCGAGGCGAtggcaagagaagagtttggAATAGAAATTAACGATCAAGTCTTCTTGGGTTAA